AACAGTTTGGCGTCCACCTTGCTCAGGTTGTTCTTATGTAGGTGGATGGCCTTGATTCTGAATAGATCCTTAAAGATCATTGCGGGCAGCAGGGTGAGCTGGTTTTCAGACAGGTCCACATTCTCCAGGGCTGTAACATTTCTAAAAAGGTCCTCAGGAAGGTCGGAAAGCTGGTTAGAGCACAAGATTAGGTCGGTAAGAGACGTCAAACTGCTTAGAGAAGACAGCTCAGTCAATCTGTTGCCCTTTAGGTTCAGCTCCTTCAAATTTGAGGCCTTGAATCCAAACACTTTATCGCTGAAGGTTGTGAGAAGGTTTCCACGGAGGTTCAGCACCTTCAGTTCGATTAACACAAAGAAGGTATTGTCAACGAGTTTTGATATCTTATTCCCCTCCAAGTGAAGCTCTATTAGCTGAGAAATATTGTGGAACATGTCAGATGTAAGATTGCTGATGAGGTTGTTGTTAATTTTCAGGATCTCCAGTCTCGTGGGACCAGAAAAAGTTTCCCCTTTTACGTCTTCGAGCTTATTTTGGGACAAATCCAGGACACGCAGATTGTGGAGATTTAGCAAAAGAAATGGGGGCAGATCTGATATGATGTTGCCCTTCATCTGCAGTGTTTCAAGCTGTTTGAGAGAGTCAAACATGCCAGGAAGCACGGTCTTGAACCTGTTGAAGTTAAGCAGCAGTTTAGTCAAGTTTCCCTGCTTTGAAAAAGTCCCCAAATATAAATGTTCCAACCTGGGGTTCCCACTGATTTCCAACTCCTGCAGCTCAGTGAGATGCTCAAAAGCCTGAGAGTTAACACTTTGCAGTGGATTATTTAGGAAGATAAGCTTGGCCAGTTGGGGGCTCTCCTCTAAAGTGCGGGGAAACAGGTACGCCACGGATGATTTAATTACAATGAAGTCCTTGACCTGCCTGGACGTGTTCATGGGTAAAGATGCCATCCGTTCATCAGCACACAGTATTTG
This is a stretch of genomic DNA from Sander vitreus isolate 19-12246 chromosome 12, sanVit1, whole genome shotgun sequence. It encodes these proteins:
- the LOC144526376 gene encoding uncharacterized protein LOC144526376, translating into MDKESGLILFLVLLLCHKVNTQSHNSCPYTCQCFTSVQILCADERMASLPMNTSRQVKDFIVIKSSVAYLFPRTLEESPQLAKLIFLNNPLQSVNSQAFEHLTELQELEISGNPRLEHLYLGTFSKQGNLTKLLLNFNRFKTVLPGMFDSLKQLETLQMKGNIISDLPPFLLLNLHNLRVLDLSQNKLEDVKGETFSGPTRLEILKINNNLISNLTSDMFHNISQLIELHLEGNKISKLVDNTFFVLIELKVLNLRGNLLTTFSDKVFGFKASNLKELNLKGNRLTELSSLSSLTSLTDLILCSNQLSDLPEDLFRNVTALENVDLSENQLTLLPAMIFKDLFRIKAIHLHKNNLSKVDAKLFEDQVLIQQLYLSDNQLETLPLGLLDHFVLQHTVRLHGNPWKCDCHMWYLHDWVLRNSQDVEMVDRMFCASPSFLRRRPVVSFDKDQLVCQVSKDDMPDLNSCSLQLSNDTVIINCKVDKCSPLTVKVQFQEDDGNIIEHILKNEPQCSNETMIEIPVQ